A single window of Thiohalobacter sp. DNA harbors:
- the recO gene encoding DNA repair protein RecO encodes MIDRERIDLEPGLLLHRRPYRDNSLLLEVFTASHGRTGLVARGGRGGRGRGQGLLQPFQPLLLSWRRHGELGTLTGAEAQGSVLALKGLALFSGFYVNELMLRLLRRDDPHPELFELYHQTLKALARAGETDPQPVLRLFEKRLLEGLGYGLLLDVEADSGMPVEAGARYRYELERGPVRDAGIGSEGIQGASLLALARENLEDERTLQECRRLLRRALALYLGDRPLKTREVLAALLRSKTRSPTTP; translated from the coding sequence GTGATTGACCGCGAACGCATCGACCTTGAACCGGGTCTGCTGCTGCACCGGCGGCCCTACCGCGACAACAGCCTGCTGCTGGAGGTGTTCACGGCGTCACATGGCCGTACCGGTCTGGTTGCGCGTGGCGGGCGCGGAGGGCGCGGCCGTGGCCAGGGGCTGCTGCAGCCCTTCCAGCCGCTGCTGCTGTCGTGGCGGCGGCATGGCGAGCTGGGCACGCTGACCGGCGCCGAAGCGCAAGGCAGTGTACTGGCGCTCAAGGGGCTAGCGCTGTTTTCCGGTTTCTATGTCAATGAACTCATGCTGCGCCTGCTGCGCCGTGACGACCCGCATCCCGAGCTCTTCGAGCTTTACCATCAGACACTCAAGGCCCTGGCCCGGGCCGGCGAGACCGATCCCCAGCCGGTTCTGCGGCTGTTCGAGAAGCGCCTGCTCGAAGGTCTCGGCTACGGCCTGCTGCTGGATGTCGAGGCCGACAGCGGCATGCCCGTCGAGGCCGGCGCACGCTATCGCTATGAGCTGGAACGCGGCCCGGTGCGCGACGCGGGCATCGGCAGCGAAGGCATCCAGGGCGCCAGCCTGCTTGCGCTGGCGCGGGAAAATCTCGAAGATGAACGGACCCTGCAGGAGTGCCGCCGGCTGTTGCGCCGCGCGCTGGCACTCTACCTGGGCGACCGACCCCTCAAGACCCGCGAAGTGCTCGCTGCACTGCTGCGCAGCAAGACCAGGAGCCCCACGACCCCATGA